In Archocentrus centrarchus isolate MPI-CPG fArcCen1 chromosome 1, fArcCen1, whole genome shotgun sequence, the following proteins share a genomic window:
- the mafgb gene encoding v-maf avian musculoaponeurotic fibrosarcoma oncogene homolog Gb isoform X2, producing the protein MTTTNKGNKALKVKREPGENGTSLTDEELVTMSVRELNQHLRGLSKEEILQLKQRRRTLKNRGYAASCRVKRVTQKEELEKQKAQLQQEVDKLANENASMRVELDALRSKYEALQTFARTVARSPTVGVGVRAGGGGGGVASSVIGPLIPGKVATATSVITIVKSKTDARS; encoded by the coding sequence GTGAAGCGTGAGCCGGGCGAGAATGGCACCAGTCTCACAGACGAGGAGCTGGTGACCATGTCAGTGCGGGAGCTGAACCAGCACCTCAGAGGGCTCTCCAAAGAAGAGATCCTGCAACTGAAACAGCGGCGGCGCACCCTGAAGAACCGGGGCTATGCTGCCAGCTGCCGGGTGAAGCGTGTCACCCAAAAGGAAGAGCTTGAGAAGCAGAAGgcccagctgcagcaggaggtgGACAAACTGGCCAATGAGAATGCTTCGATGCGTGTTGAGCTGGACGCTCTGAGGTCTAAGTACGAGGCGTTACAGACCTTTGCCAGGACTGTGGCACGAAGCCCCACGGTCGGGGTCGGGGTCAGggcgggaggaggagggggtggggtggcGTCATCGGTCATCGGTCCGCTCATCCCGGGGAAGGTGGCGACGGCAACGAGCGTGATTACAATAGTGAAGTCAAAAACAGACGCACGGTCTTGA